In Thermospira aquatica, the following proteins share a genomic window:
- the lysS gene encoding lysine--tRNA ligase, with translation MSENLLSDEKQNRLLKLDTWKKMGVNPYPNRYERQDLSEDIKKRFVEGGEKEFPVKAAGRVMLLRDFGKAVFATLRDPQGNIQIYARKDILGDELFERFKLIDVGDIIGVEGDVFRTHKGEITILVKNFVLLAKALLGLPEKFHGLTDVEVRYRQRYLDLIVNEKVKQDFMIRFKMIQYIRRFLEDRGFLEVETPMMQTIPGGASARPFITHHNALDMDLYLRIAPELFLKRLIVGGFDRVFELNRNFRNEGIDTRHNPEFTMLELYQAYADYTTMMEIFETLMKELALHLKGSTSFTYQGKEVDFGKWKKIRYVDALKEYAGVDVSSIKTREDAVSAAQKAGIEEVDSYMGKWEILNLVFEEKVEPNLMEPVIIYEYPAEISPLAKYKEDDPEFVERFEPYAFGRELGNAFSELNDPFVQRERFLEQVRRKSQGDDEAMYMDEDYVIALEYGMPPTGGMGIGIDRLAMIFIDTASIRDTILFPTMKPITKD, from the coding sequence ATGAGCGAAAATCTCTTAAGTGACGAAAAACAGAACCGTCTTCTCAAGCTTGATACATGGAAAAAAATGGGAGTCAACCCTTATCCCAATCGTTATGAGAGACAGGATCTTTCTGAGGATATAAAAAAACGCTTTGTAGAGGGTGGAGAAAAGGAATTTCCCGTGAAGGCAGCTGGCCGTGTGATGCTTCTTCGAGATTTTGGCAAGGCTGTCTTTGCTACGCTGAGGGATCCGCAGGGGAATATTCAGATCTATGCCCGAAAGGATATTCTTGGCGATGAACTGTTTGAGAGATTCAAACTGATTGATGTCGGGGATATCATCGGGGTGGAAGGTGATGTGTTTCGTACCCATAAGGGAGAGATCACCATTCTGGTGAAGAATTTTGTTCTCTTGGCCAAGGCACTTCTGGGATTGCCAGAAAAGTTTCATGGTCTCACCGATGTTGAGGTTCGTTACAGACAGCGTTACCTTGATCTTATTGTGAACGAAAAGGTGAAACAGGACTTTATGATTCGTTTTAAGATGATCCAGTACATTCGTCGGTTTCTTGAGGATCGCGGTTTTCTCGAGGTAGAAACTCCGATGATGCAAACTATTCCCGGTGGTGCTTCCGCGAGACCTTTTATTACCCATCACAATGCCCTGGATATGGATCTTTACCTCCGTATTGCCCCAGAACTTTTTCTCAAACGACTGATTGTCGGTGGATTTGATCGTGTTTTTGAGCTTAACAGGAATTTTAGAAACGAGGGGATCGATACACGTCACAATCCCGAGTTTACGATGCTTGAGCTTTACCAGGCCTATGCAGATTATACGACCATGATGGAGATCTTTGAAACGTTAATGAAAGAGCTTGCTCTCCATCTGAAGGGCAGCACCTCTTTTACCTACCAGGGAAAGGAGGTAGACTTTGGGAAATGGAAAAAGATACGGTATGTTGATGCTCTCAAGGAATATGCTGGCGTTGATGTTTCGAGCATCAAAACGCGCGAAGATGCTGTTTCTGCCGCTCAAAAAGCGGGCATTGAAGAGGTGGATTCCTACATGGGGAAATGGGAGATTCTCAATTTGGTGTTTGAAGAAAAGGTAGAGCCAAATCTCATGGAACCTGTCATTATCTACGAATATCCTGCAGAGATTTCTCCTCTGGCAAAGTACAAAGAAGATGATCCGGAATTTGTGGAGCGATTTGAGCCGTATGCTTTTGGTCGGGAGTTGGGCAATGCTTTTTCCGAGCTTAATGATCCGTTTGTGCAGAGGGAGCGGTTCCTAGAGCAGGTGAGACGGAAGAGTCAGGGAGATGATGAGGCTATGTACATGGACGAGGATTATGTGATTGCCCTTGAATATGGGATGCCGCCTACTGGAGGGATGGGCATCGGGATAGATAGACTCGCGATGATTTTTATTGACACTGCTTCTATCCGTGATACGATTTTGTTTCCCACGATGAAACCTATTACAAAAGACTAA
- a CDS encoding aconitate hydratase, producing MVYHKDIIERCYQRYPQTIEKARKLLSRPLTLTEKILYNHLFDQNMVAMYERGKLYAEFQPDRVAMQDATAQMALLQFIHAGRETTVVPASIHCDHLVQARDDAETDLKRALVENQEVYDFLRSMALRYNIHFWEPGAGIIHQIVLENYAFPGGMMIGTDSHTPNAGGLGMMGIGVGGSDAVDVMVGIPWELKWPKIIGVKLTGKLQGWTSPKDVILALLGKLTVKGGTGCVMEYFGPGARTLSATGKATICNMGAELGATSSVFPYDEKIAAYLRATGRAEVAEMADTIASHLKMDEEVEAHPEKYYDQVIEINLSELEPHLNGPFTPDLAHPLSTMKETLKKENYPVEVSAGLIGSCTNSSYEDLTKAAFLLKEAMAQGITPRSKLYLNPGSDRIRMTLEKNGILKIFKDAGVVIFSNTCGPCIGMWDRYDMAANTPNTIVTSFNRNFAKRADGNPHTHAFVTSPELVVALGLAGRLDFDPRVDTLSLPDGRNIRLPEPKGEEIPEAFSSDTQLGLLPPAEDPKGVRIIVSPTSERLQLLDRFPAWNGEDFTGCRVLMKVAGKCTTDHISMAGSWLKYRGHLDNISNNLLLGATSAFSGETGRVKNLLNGEYQTPAQVARAYKTSHIPWVIIGDKNYGEGSSREHAAMEPRHLGGVAVIARSFARIHETNLKKQGLLALTFAHEEDYEKVREDDLIDIPVSSLKPGEMLAVVLHHSDGTNETIFCQHTYNDTQIAWFKAGSALNLITQQGKKA from the coding sequence ATGGTGTATCACAAAGACATTATCGAACGTTGCTATCAGCGCTACCCACAAACCATAGAAAAGGCAAGAAAACTTCTTTCCAGGCCGCTTACCCTTACTGAAAAGATTCTTTATAACCATCTTTTTGATCAGAATATGGTTGCTATGTATGAACGTGGCAAATTATATGCAGAGTTTCAGCCCGATAGGGTGGCGATGCAGGATGCAACGGCTCAAATGGCTCTCTTGCAGTTTATTCATGCTGGTAGGGAAACCACGGTTGTTCCTGCCTCGATTCATTGTGATCACCTTGTTCAGGCTCGTGATGATGCTGAAACAGATCTCAAGCGTGCCCTTGTTGAAAACCAGGAGGTGTATGATTTTCTTCGTTCGATGGCCCTTCGTTACAATATTCACTTCTGGGAACCGGGGGCAGGGATTATTCATCAGATTGTGCTGGAAAACTATGCCTTTCCTGGTGGTATGATGATTGGGACAGATTCCCATACTCCCAATGCAGGTGGGCTGGGAATGATGGGGATTGGTGTTGGTGGTTCTGATGCCGTTGATGTGATGGTTGGTATTCCCTGGGAACTTAAATGGCCAAAGATTATTGGTGTCAAACTAACCGGAAAACTTCAGGGATGGACATCCCCCAAGGATGTGATTCTTGCCCTTTTGGGGAAGCTTACCGTCAAGGGTGGTACAGGGTGTGTGATGGAGTATTTTGGTCCTGGGGCAAGAACCCTTTCTGCAACAGGGAAGGCCACCATCTGTAACATGGGCGCGGAACTTGGAGCAACCTCTTCGGTGTTCCCCTATGACGAGAAGATAGCTGCGTACCTGAGAGCTACCGGTCGAGCGGAAGTGGCAGAGATGGCAGATACCATAGCTTCACATTTGAAAATGGATGAGGAGGTGGAGGCTCATCCTGAGAAATACTATGATCAGGTGATAGAGATCAACCTCTCTGAACTCGAACCCCATCTGAATGGTCCATTTACACCTGATCTTGCTCATCCTCTTTCTACGATGAAGGAAACTCTTAAAAAGGAAAATTACCCTGTCGAAGTGAGCGCGGGGCTTATCGGGAGTTGTACCAATTCCAGTTATGAGGATCTGACGAAGGCAGCGTTTCTTCTCAAAGAGGCTATGGCGCAGGGGATAACGCCACGATCAAAACTCTATCTTAATCCCGGTTCTGATCGTATACGAATGACGCTGGAAAAGAATGGCATTCTCAAGATTTTTAAAGATGCTGGAGTGGTGATTTTCTCCAATACGTGTGGGCCGTGTATCGGAATGTGGGATCGTTACGATATGGCAGCCAATACACCCAACACTATTGTCACAAGCTTTAACCGAAACTTTGCCAAACGGGCAGATGGCAATCCCCATACCCACGCGTTTGTTACCAGTCCGGAGCTGGTCGTAGCGCTTGGCCTTGCAGGGAGGCTTGATTTTGATCCACGTGTGGACACACTTTCCCTTCCAGATGGGAGGAACATACGTCTTCCTGAACCAAAGGGGGAGGAGATTCCCGAGGCATTTTCTTCTGATACGCAGCTTGGGCTTCTTCCACCCGCAGAAGATCCGAAAGGGGTTCGTATTATTGTTTCTCCAACGAGCGAACGGCTCCAGCTTCTTGATAGATTTCCTGCCTGGAATGGTGAGGATTTTACAGGGTGTCGTGTGCTGATGAAGGTTGCGGGAAAATGCACGACCGATCATATTTCTATGGCAGGGTCCTGGCTGAAGTATCGTGGGCATCTGGACAACATTTCTAACAATCTTCTCCTTGGAGCAACCAGTGCTTTTAGCGGTGAAACGGGCAGGGTAAAAAACCTTCTTAACGGGGAATACCAGACACCTGCTCAGGTAGCCAGAGCCTACAAGACCTCTCATATTCCCTGGGTGATTATCGGAGATAAAAACTATGGTGAGGGCTCGAGTCGAGAACATGCGGCTATGGAACCAAGACACCTTGGGGGTGTGGCTGTGATTGCTCGAAGTTTTGCCCGTATTCATGAAACAAACCTCAAAAAACAGGGGCTGTTAGCTCTTACTTTTGCGCATGAGGAAGACTATGAAAAGGTACGTGAGGATGATCTCATAGATATTCCAGTAAGCTCTTTGAAGCCTGGTGAGATGCTTGCTGTTGTGCTTCACCATAGTGACGGAACAAACGAGACCATCTTCTGTCAACATACCTACAATGATACACAGATTGCCTGGTTTAAGGCGGGGAGTGCACTCAATCTTATTACCCAGCAGGGGAAAAAAGCATGA
- the guaA gene encoding glutamine-hydrolyzing GMP synthase, which translates to MKGSIVILDFGSQYTQLIARRVRELGVFSEIYPYNLNLDELRAMEPAGIILSGGPSSVSDENAPMISPQIYDLGIPILGICYGMQLTVHLLGGKVEKSLHREYGKAYLSLMKKDSVLFQGVRDNSVIWMSHGDSVLRVPEGFEIVGKSQDGVLTAIQHTQKPIYCVQFHPEVVHTEDGRILLGNFVKGIARATMNWSMENFVEKTIEELRTKCKGKRVVLGVSGGVDSTTLAVLAHRALGTDVKAIFVNNGLLRYQEAEEVLANLRDRLGLAVEYIDASDRFLSALEGVNDPEQKRKIIGKVFVDVFYHGLSDFDFLIQGTLYPDVIESNAVKGPSQTIKTHHNRVKEVEELEKQGKIIEPFRFLFKDEVREVARILGIPEDILGRHPFPGPGLAVRVIGDITREKLELLRKADHIFISELKVTGYYDKVWQAFAVFLPIRSVGVMGDERSYGHVIALRSVTSSDGMTAEWGRLPLDILERVANRIVREIPGVNRVVYDITSKPPATIEWE; encoded by the coding sequence ATGAAAGGAAGTATCGTTATTCTTGATTTTGGTTCTCAATATACCCAGCTGATTGCCCGAAGGGTGAGAGAGCTGGGAGTTTTTTCAGAGATCTATCCTTACAACCTGAATCTGGATGAGCTTCGGGCTATGGAGCCTGCCGGTATCATCCTTTCTGGTGGTCCATCCAGTGTTTCGGATGAAAACGCCCCCATGATTTCTCCTCAAATCTATGATCTTGGTATTCCTATCCTGGGCATCTGTTATGGCATGCAGCTTACGGTTCATCTTCTCGGTGGCAAGGTTGAAAAGAGCCTTCACCGCGAGTATGGCAAAGCATACCTTTCCCTTATGAAAAAGGATTCTGTTCTTTTTCAAGGGGTTCGTGACAATTCGGTTATCTGGATGAGTCATGGGGATTCCGTGTTGAGGGTGCCTGAGGGTTTTGAGATTGTGGGAAAAAGCCAGGATGGTGTGTTGACGGCGATCCAGCATACCCAAAAGCCCATCTACTGTGTCCAGTTTCATCCGGAGGTGGTTCATACAGAGGATGGACGGATTCTTCTTGGGAATTTTGTCAAAGGCATTGCTCGTGCGACGATGAACTGGAGTATGGAAAATTTTGTGGAGAAGACTATCGAGGAACTGCGTACAAAGTGTAAGGGAAAGCGTGTGGTTCTTGGGGTAAGCGGCGGGGTGGATTCTACCACGCTGGCGGTGCTTGCACACAGGGCTTTGGGAACCGATGTAAAGGCTATCTTTGTCAATAATGGGCTTTTGCGTTATCAGGAGGCGGAGGAGGTCCTAGCCAATCTCAGGGATCGTCTTGGGCTTGCGGTTGAGTATATTGATGCCAGTGATCGGTTTCTTTCTGCCCTGGAGGGGGTAAATGATCCTGAACAGAAGCGTAAAATCATCGGGAAGGTTTTTGTTGATGTGTTCTATCATGGACTCTCTGATTTTGATTTTCTTATCCAGGGGACGCTTTATCCTGATGTTATAGAATCGAATGCTGTGAAAGGGCCCTCTCAAACCATCAAAACTCACCACAACCGTGTCAAAGAAGTAGAGGAACTTGAAAAGCAGGGGAAAATCATCGAACCATTTCGTTTTCTTTTTAAGGATGAGGTGAGAGAGGTAGCGAGAATTCTTGGTATTCCTGAAGATATTTTGGGGAGACATCCCTTTCCTGGTCCGGGACTTGCTGTGAGAGTTATAGGGGATATCACCAGAGAAAAGCTTGAGCTTCTCAGAAAGGCGGATCATATCTTTATCTCGGAATTGAAGGTAACAGGGTATTACGACAAGGTATGGCAGGCGTTTGCTGTTTTTCTTCCCATCCGGAGTGTGGGGGTCATGGGAGATGAACGTTCGTATGGACATGTTATTGCTCTTCGAAGTGTGACGAGTTCGGATGGGATGACAGCAGAATGGGGAAGACTTCCTCTCGATATTCTGGAACGTGTGGCCAATCGTATTGTACGAGAAATACCTGGTGTGAATCGGGTAGTTTATGATATTACCTCCAAACCACCAGCAACTATAGAGTGGGAGTAA
- a CDS encoding patatin-like phospholipase family protein, whose product MAKGYALVLGGGGAKGAYHIGVWKALRENGIRLEAIFGTSVGAINACLIGQGDYFKAEQLWSSLSLSQVLELPHELLSEGKFVLTKKNFPIFQDFLHKILKEGGINTQPLRMLIDSYLDEPRLRRSGLDIGLISVRVNDFSPMKAFLSDVEPGKWADYLLASAAFPGFKNPRIGKDLFVDGGLYNNLPHELARQRGYRRIIVVDNSGIGNNRPPNIVGTETIYIKNSMSFGGEFDFVPEILQKWMKLGYYDALQTLGTISGQSFFYRLSPKTLAKWEKLLVSEKVVRKVSYAFKKEGLAFSVQTWQKVLRAQLPDEYAFLPSLVEALFEYAAYVLEVPRLFLYEWKDWETVVKKHIYAWSSKTTLVSFLTDLLKGKHTLLPLHVLKILFLAEDGLL is encoded by the coding sequence ATGGCAAAAGGTTATGCTCTTGTCCTCGGAGGAGGTGGGGCAAAGGGAGCGTATCACATTGGGGTCTGGAAGGCTCTTCGGGAAAATGGGATACGTCTGGAGGCCATCTTTGGAACCTCTGTGGGTGCTATCAATGCCTGTCTTATAGGGCAGGGGGACTACTTTAAGGCTGAACAACTCTGGTCATCGCTTTCCCTTTCTCAGGTTCTTGAACTTCCCCATGAGCTTCTTTCAGAGGGGAAATTTGTTCTCACGAAAAAAAATTTTCCTATTTTTCAGGATTTTCTTCATAAAATTCTTAAAGAAGGCGGTATTAATACCCAACCTCTTCGGATGCTTATAGACAGCTACCTTGACGAGCCGAGGCTCCGGAGAAGTGGGCTTGATATTGGGCTTATCAGTGTTCGGGTGAATGATTTTTCTCCTATGAAGGCTTTTCTTTCTGATGTTGAGCCAGGAAAATGGGCGGACTATCTTCTTGCCAGTGCTGCTTTTCCTGGTTTTAAGAATCCCCGCATAGGAAAAGATCTTTTTGTGGATGGGGGACTCTACAATAACCTTCCCCATGAACTGGCACGCCAACGAGGCTATCGAAGGATCATTGTCGTGGATAATTCGGGTATAGGGAACAATCGTCCTCCCAATATTGTGGGTACGGAGACCATTTATATTAAAAACAGCATGAGCTTTGGTGGAGAGTTTGACTTTGTTCCAGAAATTCTTCAAAAGTGGATGAAGCTTGGGTATTATGATGCCTTGCAAACCCTTGGTACTATTTCTGGCCAAAGCTTTTTTTATAGACTTTCTCCAAAAACCTTGGCAAAATGGGAAAAGCTTTTGGTTTCAGAGAAGGTTGTCAGAAAAGTTTCTTACGCTTTCAAAAAAGAGGGCTTGGCTTTTTCTGTTCAAACCTGGCAAAAAGTATTACGTGCCCAGCTTCCTGATGAGTATGCTTTTTTGCCGTCGCTGGTTGAAGCGCTTTTTGAATATGCGGCTTACGTTTTGGAGGTTCCCAGGCTTTTTCTCTATGAGTGGAAGGATTGGGAAACAGTGGTAAAAAAACATATTTACGCCTGGTCAAGCAAAACAACACTTGTCTCTTTTCTTACCGATCTTTTGAAAGGCAAGCATACGCTTCTTCCTCTTCATGTGCTTAAGATTCTTTTTCTTGCGGAGGATGGGCTTCTTTAA
- the folK gene encoding 2-amino-4-hydroxy-6-hydroxymethyldihydropteridine diphosphokinase, whose translation MAQVFLGLGSNQGKRKSYLRKALKEIEALGEHMVASHVYRTKPYGFTHQPDFLNMVVRIETSLAPEDLLEKLLDIESRLGRIRQQKWGPRTIDIDLLFYDQHIIKLPHLVVPHPDLHNRDFVLRPMMDIDPDFFHPELKKTIRELWNILKEAHPPQEKES comes from the coding sequence GTGGCACAGGTCTTCCTTGGTCTAGGATCAAATCAGGGAAAAAGAAAATCCTACCTGCGAAAGGCTTTAAAAGAGATAGAGGCTCTGGGAGAGCATATGGTTGCCTCCCATGTCTATCGCACAAAACCTTATGGATTTACCCATCAACCAGATTTTCTCAATATGGTGGTGAGGATAGAAACCTCTCTTGCTCCTGAAGATCTTCTTGAAAAGCTTCTCGATATCGAATCCCGCCTCGGAAGAATACGCCAACAGAAATGGGGTCCGAGAACCATAGACATAGATCTTCTCTTTTACGATCAACACATTATAAAACTTCCTCACCTCGTTGTTCCCCATCCAGATCTTCACAACCGTGATTTCGTTCTTCGACCTATGATGGATATTGATCCAGACTTCTTTCATCCTGAACTCAAAAAAACGATCCGGGAGTTATGGAATATCCTTAAAGAAGCCCATCCTCCGCAAGAAAAAGAATCTTAA
- a CDS encoding cation:proton antiporter domain-containing protein, whose protein sequence is MLNILIVSIMIGGWGFGRLFRYVKLPSAVGMLVWGILFGIIIRKGWFGEILNGYGLVLLKQIEPFLKSLALVVILLRGGLGISREALNRHGWTAFFLSWLPALFEMGGLTLLLHFGMGFSWQVALLTAAILSAVSLAVVVPAMLELKQSGIGKKKDIPTLVLAASSLDNVVAVTMFSLVLQFISGNNQDITRALWVFPWSIGMGIILGGIVGWGLSLFFEKNYTKIRATEKAIIILMFSLMAIQVGDILHVSSLVTIVMIGFILLERSPKVAHEIARKMNVLWVAAEIILFVLVGMAVDINKVFSLGLAGIGIIFGGLAFRSLGVVIATARTHASWKEKLFCIIAYLPKATVQAALGSVPLAYGIVGGETILALAVAAIVITAPLGAYLVERFSVPLLHVDLGEKGGR, encoded by the coding sequence ATGCTTAATATTCTTATCGTAAGCATCATGATAGGGGGATGGGGATTCGGGAGGCTTTTTCGATATGTTAAACTTCCCTCTGCTGTTGGCATGCTTGTTTGGGGAATTCTTTTTGGCATCATTATCCGAAAAGGATGGTTTGGAGAAATCTTGAATGGTTATGGTCTTGTTCTGCTCAAACAGATAGAACCCTTCCTCAAGTCTCTGGCTCTGGTAGTTATTCTTCTCCGTGGAGGGCTGGGAATTTCCCGGGAGGCACTCAATCGCCACGGCTGGACAGCGTTTTTCCTTTCCTGGCTGCCAGCGCTTTTTGAAATGGGCGGACTCACCCTTCTCTTGCACTTTGGGATGGGATTCTCATGGCAGGTTGCCCTGTTAACCGCTGCCATCCTTTCGGCTGTCTCTTTAGCGGTTGTTGTCCCTGCCATGCTTGAACTCAAACAATCCGGTATAGGGAAAAAAAAAGACATCCCAACACTTGTCCTTGCAGCATCCTCCCTTGACAATGTGGTCGCTGTCACCATGTTTTCCCTGGTACTTCAGTTTATCTCCGGAAACAACCAAGACATAACCCGAGCTCTCTGGGTTTTCCCTTGGAGTATTGGAATGGGAATCATACTTGGAGGAATTGTTGGATGGGGACTTTCCCTCTTTTTTGAAAAAAACTACACAAAAATCCGAGCCACAGAAAAGGCAATTATCATCCTGATGTTTTCCCTTATGGCAATTCAGGTGGGAGATATACTTCATGTCTCTTCCCTTGTAACTATTGTGATGATTGGTTTTATTCTTCTCGAAAGATCGCCCAAAGTGGCTCATGAGATCGCTCGAAAAATGAATGTCCTCTGGGTAGCGGCGGAAATTATCCTCTTCGTCCTTGTAGGCATGGCTGTAGATATCAACAAAGTATTCTCTCTGGGACTGGCCGGAATAGGGATTATTTTTGGGGGACTTGCCTTCCGTTCCCTGGGGGTAGTGATCGCAACCGCGAGAACCCATGCCAGCTGGAAAGAAAAACTTTTCTGCATTATTGCCTATCTTCCCAAGGCAACGGTTCAAGCCGCCCTCGGAAGCGTTCCTCTCGCCTACGGTATTGTTGGTGGAGAAACCATCCTGGCTCTTGCTGTAGCCGCTATTGTTATTACCGCACCTCTGGGAGCTTACCTTGTAGAAAGATTTTCCGTTCCCCTTCTCCATGTTGATCTGGGAGAAAAGGGAGGAAGATAA
- a CDS encoding alpha-amylase family glycosyl hydrolase yields the protein MKHNTFLWFFTVFSLFVSLIFARPWWKDAVFYEIFVRSFYDSNGDGIGDLQGIIQKLDYLTNLGVNAIWLMPIHPSPSYHGYDVLDYTSVNPQYGTMEDFEKLLEEAHKRGVRVIIDLVLNHTSSSHPWFIKSSKKDPTYDEFYIWRKDITESGWGRPWGGGSKWDVWIRNSSREEYYYAAFWSGMPDLNHRNQKVKEEVYKFTKFWLDKGVDGFRLDAIRYLIETGPGKGQADTEETISWFEEYNQFVKSVNPNAVLVGEVWTDNRTVSRYYSTNGIMDLCFDFDRSGAFLSSDKNNIVRAYLTQKRYTAPADFYAPFLANHDVFRAMNQLGNNEKLARLAAVCLLTATGTPFLYYGEEIGISQIENGDDKYKRTPLPWTTDKKRNYGFTTGRPWFQMYVANKKVNVESQIKDKNSLLSLYRKLIHIRKNFPEFRSENLEIIPNNNPNLLVYKRTEGENTSWVLINFSGDKEDIDVPQLENKQLQNLITDRKITIKKGVKISGLDFLILKEI from the coding sequence ATGAAACACAATACGTTTCTCTGGTTCTTCACAGTTTTTTCGCTTTTTGTGTCCCTTATTTTTGCCCGTCCCTGGTGGAAGGATGCTGTTTTCTATGAGATTTTTGTTAGAAGTTTTTACGATTCCAATGGAGACGGCATAGGGGATTTGCAGGGAATTATCCAGAAGCTTGATTATCTCACCAATCTCGGTGTGAACGCCATCTGGCTCATGCCCATTCATCCTTCTCCATCCTATCATGGATATGATGTCCTCGACTACACCTCGGTTAACCCCCAATACGGTACCATGGAAGATTTTGAAAAACTCCTGGAAGAAGCCCATAAACGCGGAGTGAGAGTCATCATCGACCTTGTACTCAATCACACTTCCTCCTCTCATCCCTGGTTTATCAAGTCATCCAAAAAAGATCCAACCTATGATGAATTCTACATCTGGCGCAAGGATATAACCGAATCCGGCTGGGGGCGTCCCTGGGGAGGGGGAAGCAAATGGGATGTCTGGATACGCAACAGCTCCCGAGAAGAATACTACTATGCGGCTTTCTGGAGTGGTATGCCAGACCTCAATCACAGAAACCAGAAGGTAAAAGAAGAAGTATACAAGTTCACAAAATTCTGGCTTGACAAAGGAGTTGATGGATTCAGGCTCGACGCGATCCGTTATCTCATCGAAACAGGTCCTGGAAAAGGACAGGCAGATACCGAGGAGACCATCAGCTGGTTTGAAGAGTATAACCAATTTGTAAAAAGCGTCAATCCAAATGCCGTTCTCGTGGGAGAAGTCTGGACAGATAACCGCACAGTTTCCCGATACTATTCAACCAATGGGATTATGGATCTCTGTTTTGATTTTGACCGCTCTGGTGCCTTCCTTTCCTCTGACAAAAACAATATTGTTCGAGCATATCTCACCCAGAAACGTTATACTGCCCCTGCAGATTTCTATGCTCCCTTTTTAGCTAACCATGATGTATTCCGTGCCATGAACCAGCTTGGCAATAATGAAAAGCTTGCTCGTCTCGCGGCTGTGTGTCTTTTGACAGCAACAGGAACACCTTTCCTCTACTATGGCGAAGAGATTGGTATCTCTCAGATAGAGAATGGGGATGACAAATACAAACGCACCCCTCTCCCCTGGACAACTGACAAAAAACGCAACTACGGCTTCACCACAGGAAGGCCGTGGTTTCAGATGTATGTTGCTAACAAAAAAGTAAACGTGGAATCCCAAATCAAAGATAAAAACTCACTTCTCTCACTTTATAGAAAACTCATTCACATCCGGAAAAACTTCCCTGAATTCCGTTCAGAAAATCTGGAGATCATTCCCAACAACAATCCCAATCTCCTTGTCTATAAGCGTACCGAAGGTGAAAATACCTCCTGGGTTTTGATAAATTTCTCCGGAGATAAGGAAGATATCGATGTGCCTCAGCTTGAAAATAAACAACTTCAAAACCTTATTACGGACAGAAAAATAACCATTAAAAAAGGTGTGAAAATCTCCGGGCTTGATTTTCTCATTCTCAAGGAAATATAA
- the gap gene encoding type I glyceraldehyde-3-phosphate dehydrogenase: MAVKVGINGFGRIGRMVFQALCDQGLLGKEIDVVAVVDVATDADYFAYQIKYDSIHGKFKHKVETTKSDPSREEADILVVNGHKIKCVPATKTPAELPWKDLGVEYVIESTGLFTDSEKAKGHLEAGAKKVIISAPAKGEVKTIVMGVNEGEYDPKTHNIVSNASCTTNCLAPLVHVLLKEGIGIETGLMTTIHSYTATQKTVDGPSKKDWRGGRAAAINIIPSTTGAAKAVGEVLPAVKGKLTGMSFRVPTADVSVVDLTFRAARDTSIEEIDSLLKKASETYLKGILGYTDEELVSTDFIHDSRSSIYDSLATLQNNLKGEKRFFKIVSWYDNEWGYSNRVVDLLRYMISKDK; encoded by the coding sequence ATGGCTGTAAAAGTTGGTATCAATGGTTTCGGCCGTATCGGAAGAATGGTGTTTCAGGCTCTCTGCGATCAGGGACTTCTCGGCAAAGAAATTGATGTGGTGGCTGTCGTCGATGTGGCAACTGATGCTGATTATTTTGCGTATCAGATCAAGTACGACTCCATCCACGGTAAGTTTAAACACAAAGTAGAGACAACAAAGTCCGATCCCTCCCGTGAAGAGGCTGATATTCTTGTTGTAAATGGTCACAAGATCAAGTGCGTCCCTGCTACAAAAACTCCCGCAGAACTGCCCTGGAAGGATCTTGGTGTTGAGTACGTTATTGAATCAACAGGACTCTTTACTGATTCTGAAAAGGCCAAGGGACACCTCGAAGCTGGTGCAAAGAAGGTTATCATCAGTGCTCCAGCTAAGGGCGAGGTAAAAACTATTGTGATGGGTGTGAACGAGGGAGAGTACGACCCCAAGACTCACAACATCGTTTCCAATGCTTCCTGTACCACCAACTGTCTTGCCCCCCTTGTGCATGTACTTCTCAAAGAAGGCATTGGAATTGAAACAGGTCTCATGACCACCATTCACTCCTATACCGCTACGCAAAAGACAGTAGACGGTCCTTCAAAGAAAGACTGGCGTGGTGGACGTGCAGCTGCTATAAACATTATTCCCTCTACGACAGGTGCAGCCAAGGCTGTGGGTGAAGTACTCCCTGCCGTAAAAGGAAAACTTACCGGTATGTCATTCCGCGTACCAACAGCTGATGTGTCTGTGGTTGACCTTACCTTCCGTGCTGCACGCGATACCTCTATCGAAGAGATCGATAGCCTCCTCAAGAAGGCTTCTGAAACATACCTCAAGGGTATCCTTGGTTACACGGATGAGGAGCTTGTGTCTACCGACTTTATTCACGATTCTCGTTCCTCTATCTATGACTCGCTTGCTACCCTTCAAAATAACCTCAAGGGTGAAAAGCGCTTCTTCAAGATTGTTTCCTGGTATGATAACGAGTGGGGTTACTCCAACCGCGTGGTGGATCTCCTCCGCTACATGATCTCCAAAGACAAGTAA